A stretch of Cryobacterium psychrophilum DNA encodes these proteins:
- a CDS encoding Tn3 family transposase has translation MAVDFLSDEQAAGFGRFPDEVSREDLERSCWLDDADLLVARRRRGMHNRLGFAVQLATVRVVGRFLTDPLVVPWPVVESLAGQLGIADASAFKLYAQRGQTGYEHAAEISAVYGYVDLADPVMYEELRLFLSARAWSSSEGPVRLFERAALWLRERKVLLPGVSTLTRLVAEVRAGENDRLYSVLIDAAGPALIQELEALLRVEDGSRLTAWERLRTGPSRVSVPELLRQLDRLTRLQALGAGTIDVETVPAGRMNALARYGLAGKASALQGLSGQRRGATLLCAVRALTSEVADDLCDALDAIVTERVVRKAARESTAARLKSLPRLSKASLQLAQAAKTLVEVLGNTEYSSAGAASVLAEQVSFPELRAAIDVVTELVNPDGSEGDTAAEMMRRFTTVRSFLPALASAKLFGATAGGDPTSAALGALPDVLDGRKTDPSQVDLSVLSPAWQRLIEAAGEIDRRAYTVAVMDAVHKALRRRDIFVVGGRRWGDPRARLLTDPAWQETKNETLTSLQLSEEPAAHLEGVRHSLDARYRAAADQLANNTAVRIDDAGKVHLSPLEAKTIPESLTQLRGLVSAMLPQVDLPDVLLEVHSWTGFLSEFSHVSEASARMDQLAVSVAAILVAEACNVGLTPVVKDGHPALTRGRLAHVDQHYVRADTLRAANSQLVQAQSALGLAQRWGTGLLASVDGMRFVVPVATVNAGANPRYFGHGRGLTWLNYLNDQVAGLGAVVVPGTVRDSLHILDGLLDLDVGQRPEMVATDTASYSDQIFGLFTLLGYRFSPRLAGLPDQRFWRIGTTADYGQLNAVAGRNRINLDLITANWPDMLRLAGSLTAGTVRASEILRVTQGGGAPTLLGKALAEYGRIAKTEHLLDFIDVDEGYRQQIHTQLTLQESRHALARLVFHGRRGQIRQSYREGQEDQLGALGLVLNAVILWNTRYLDAALTELRGRGASVADEDVRRLSPLVSEHINMLGRYTFTADSTGTQLRPFPNVEEDRET, from the coding sequence ATGGCGGTTGATTTTCTAAGTGATGAGCAGGCCGCCGGGTTCGGCCGATTCCCTGATGAGGTATCGCGGGAGGACCTGGAGCGCTCTTGTTGGTTGGACGATGCCGATCTGTTGGTGGCCCGCCGCCGCCGAGGGATGCACAACCGTCTTGGATTCGCTGTTCAGCTGGCCACGGTACGTGTAGTAGGCCGGTTCCTGACGGATCCGCTGGTTGTCCCTTGGCCAGTGGTGGAATCCCTGGCCGGGCAGCTGGGCATTGCGGATGCTTCCGCTTTCAAGCTTTACGCGCAGCGGGGCCAGACCGGTTACGAACATGCTGCGGAGATCTCTGCCGTTTACGGGTACGTCGACCTCGCTGATCCGGTCATGTACGAGGAGCTGAGGCTGTTCCTGTCGGCCCGGGCGTGGTCGTCGTCGGAGGGGCCGGTGCGCTTGTTTGAACGGGCGGCTCTCTGGCTGCGTGAGCGGAAGGTCCTTCTTCCTGGCGTATCCACGTTGACGCGTTTGGTTGCAGAGGTTCGTGCTGGCGAGAATGACCGGCTCTATTCTGTGCTGATTGACGCGGCCGGGCCCGCCTTGATCCAGGAGTTGGAGGCGTTGCTTCGTGTCGAGGACGGTTCCAGGCTGACGGCGTGGGAAAGACTGCGGACAGGGCCCTCGCGGGTCTCGGTGCCGGAGCTGCTGCGGCAGTTGGACCGGCTGACACGCCTACAGGCCTTGGGTGCGGGGACCATCGATGTGGAGACGGTACCCGCGGGCCGGATGAATGCCCTGGCTCGCTACGGGTTGGCGGGGAAGGCATCAGCGCTGCAGGGGTTGTCGGGTCAACGCCGGGGTGCGACGCTGCTGTGTGCGGTGCGGGCATTGACGTCCGAGGTCGCTGATGATTTGTGTGATGCCCTCGATGCCATCGTCACTGAACGCGTGGTCCGTAAGGCGGCTAGGGAATCCACGGCGGCCCGGTTGAAGTCTCTGCCCCGTTTGTCGAAGGCGTCGCTGCAGCTGGCACAGGCTGCGAAAACACTGGTTGAGGTCCTGGGCAATACGGAATATTCCAGCGCAGGGGCCGCCTCGGTGCTTGCCGAACAGGTTTCGTTTCCCGAGTTGCGTGCTGCGATCGACGTGGTCACTGAATTGGTGAATCCGGACGGCAGTGAGGGTGATACCGCGGCCGAGATGATGCGCCGGTTCACCACAGTGCGGTCCTTCCTGCCGGCGTTGGCATCGGCGAAACTCTTTGGGGCCACCGCAGGCGGGGACCCAACATCGGCCGCCCTGGGCGCGTTGCCGGACGTTTTGGACGGCCGTAAAACCGATCCAAGCCAGGTTGATCTGTCCGTACTGTCACCGGCCTGGCAACGCCTGATCGAGGCTGCAGGAGAGATCGATCGCAGGGCTTACACGGTGGCGGTGATGGACGCTGTTCATAAGGCACTGCGGCGCAGGGACATTTTCGTTGTGGGCGGGCGCCGTTGGGGAGACCCCCGAGCACGGTTGCTGACCGACCCGGCGTGGCAGGAGACCAAGAACGAGACCTTGACGTCACTCCAACTGTCTGAAGAGCCCGCGGCCCACCTTGAGGGTGTCCGCCACAGCCTGGACGCCCGCTACCGGGCGGCGGCCGATCAGCTCGCCAATAACACTGCGGTAAGGATTGACGATGCCGGCAAGGTTCATCTTTCGCCCCTGGAGGCCAAAACAATACCCGAGTCCTTGACGCAGCTGCGGGGGCTGGTGTCGGCGATGCTGCCGCAAGTAGATCTGCCCGATGTGCTGTTGGAAGTTCATTCCTGGACGGGGTTCCTGTCAGAATTCAGCCACGTGTCTGAGGCCTCTGCACGGATGGACCAGCTCGCCGTTTCTGTCGCGGCCATCCTGGTGGCCGAGGCGTGCAACGTCGGCCTAACACCGGTGGTCAAAGACGGCCACCCCGCACTGACCCGTGGACGCCTGGCACACGTTGATCAACACTATGTGCGCGCCGACACGCTTCGCGCGGCCAACTCCCAGCTGGTTCAGGCCCAGTCCGCGCTTGGCCTTGCCCAGCGCTGGGGTACCGGCCTGCTGGCGTCCGTTGATGGGATGCGGTTCGTGGTGCCCGTTGCCACCGTCAACGCCGGGGCGAATCCGCGCTACTTCGGCCACGGCCGCGGCCTGACCTGGCTGAACTATCTCAACGACCAAGTGGCCGGCCTTGGTGCCGTTGTCGTCCCCGGAACGGTCCGCGATTCCCTCCACATTTTGGATGGGCTGCTCGATCTTGACGTCGGCCAACGCCCCGAGATGGTCGCCACCGATACGGCCTCCTACTCAGACCAGATCTTTGGGCTCTTCACCCTGCTCGGATACCGATTCTCACCGCGCCTGGCCGGGCTTCCCGACCAACGGTTCTGGCGCATCGGCACCACAGCAGACTACGGACAGCTGAACGCGGTAGCCGGCCGCAACCGAATCAACCTGGACCTCATCACGGCAAACTGGCCAGACATGCTCCGCCTTGCCGGATCCTTGACTGCCGGTACCGTGCGCGCCTCGGAAATTCTGCGAGTCACCCAGGGCGGCGGTGCACCAACCCTGCTCGGAAAAGCGTTGGCGGAGTACGGCAGAATAGCCAAAACCGAGCACCTGCTGGACTTCATCGATGTTGACGAGGGCTACCGCCAGCAAATTCATACCCAGTTGACACTGCAAGAATCCCGCCACGCCCTGGCCAGACTCGTTTTCCACGGCAGGAGAGGCCAGATACGGCAGTCCTACCGGGAAGGCCAAGAAGATCAGCTCGGAGCCCTTGGCCTGGTCCTGAACGCCGTCATCCTGTGGAATACCCGCTACCTGGACGCCGCACTCACCGAGCTCCGCGGCCGTGGTGCCAGTGTTGCCGATGAAGACGTGCGACGTCTTTCTCCGCTGGTCTCAGAACACATCAACATGCTGGGTCGCTACACCTTCACGGCAGACTCTACTGGAACGCAACTTCGGCCCTTCCCGAACGTCGAAGAGGACCGGGAGACCTGA
- a CDS encoding IS256 family transposase codes for MMTTLDAVTKKTKNEPTREAVAAKEWVRLAKEQGLTLDGPEGLLGQFTKTFLETALNEEMTEHLGHEKNRAPDERDESNVRNGTRPKTVISPSTGPVTIQVPRDRDGTFTPVIVPKRQRRLTGVDEIVLSLYARGLTTGEISAHFNQIYGAQVSKETISRITDKVIEEMQTWQSRPLNGVYAAIFIDAIVVKIRDGQVANRPIYAAIGVTLDGDKDILGLWAGTGGEGAKFWMSVLTDIKNRGVTDTFFLVCDGLKGLPDVVGNVWPLTTVQTCIIHLIRNTFKLSSKKDWDAMKRAVKPIYTAPTVDAARAALDDLTEIWGKKYGAIIRLWESAWEEFTPFLSYDPEIRQVICSTNAIESLNARYRRAVRARGHFPTEQAALKCLYLVTRSLDPTGEGRARWTMRWKPALNAFAITFHDRWPNAESY; via the coding sequence GTGATGACGACACTTGATGCTGTGACGAAGAAGACGAAAAATGAGCCCACCCGTGAGGCGGTGGCGGCGAAGGAATGGGTGCGCCTGGCCAAGGAGCAGGGCCTGACCCTGGACGGTCCTGAAGGGCTGCTGGGCCAGTTCACGAAAACGTTCCTGGAGACGGCGCTGAACGAGGAAATGACTGAGCATCTCGGTCATGAGAAGAACCGTGCCCCGGACGAGCGTGACGAATCCAACGTGCGCAACGGGACCCGGCCCAAAACGGTGATCAGCCCCTCGACGGGGCCGGTGACCATCCAGGTGCCTCGTGACCGGGACGGCACGTTCACTCCGGTGATCGTGCCGAAACGACAACGCCGCTTGACCGGGGTCGATGAGATTGTGCTGTCGTTGTATGCCCGCGGCCTCACGACCGGGGAGATCAGCGCGCACTTCAACCAGATCTACGGTGCGCAGGTCTCCAAAGAGACGATCTCTCGCATCACGGACAAGGTGATCGAGGAGATGCAAACGTGGCAGTCCCGCCCCTTGAACGGCGTCTACGCGGCGATCTTCATCGACGCGATCGTGGTGAAGATTCGGGACGGGCAGGTCGCCAACCGGCCCATCTACGCGGCCATCGGCGTGACCCTGGACGGCGATAAAGACATTCTGGGATTGTGGGCCGGCACCGGCGGTGAAGGCGCCAAATTCTGGATGTCTGTCCTGACCGACATCAAGAACCGTGGTGTCACCGACACGTTCTTCCTGGTCTGTGACGGGTTAAAAGGGCTCCCGGACGTTGTCGGGAACGTGTGGCCGTTGACGACGGTGCAGACGTGCATCATTCACCTCATTCGGAACACGTTCAAGCTGTCCTCGAAGAAGGATTGGGATGCGATGAAACGAGCGGTGAAACCGATCTACACCGCTCCGACCGTCGACGCCGCGCGGGCAGCATTGGACGATCTGACCGAGATCTGGGGGAAGAAATACGGTGCGATCATCCGGTTATGGGAGTCGGCATGGGAAGAATTCACCCCTTTCCTGTCCTACGACCCCGAGATCCGCCAAGTGATCTGCTCCACGAATGCGATCGAGTCACTCAATGCCCGGTACCGGCGGGCGGTGCGTGCTCGAGGGCATTTCCCCACCGAGCAGGCCGCTCTAAAATGCTTGTATCTGGTCACGCGAAGTCTCGATCCCACCGGTGAGGGCCGAGCTCGTTGGACGATGCGTTGGAAGCCAGCTCTCAACGCCTTCGCCATCACCTTCCACGACCGCTGGCCGAACGCAGAATCCTACTAA
- a CDS encoding NAD(P)H-dependent oxidoreductase, translated as MTWPQFTISSIKLELSVDLMRGFSMRVLVIVAHPNLATSRINAAWTAVLRKQAAVTVHLLYDAYPDGRIDVAREQRLLLEHDRIILQFPFQWYNCPPLLKQWLDDVLERGWAYGPGGTALAHKELGIAVSTWSAEADYQSLGPYGRTMDELTSPFEVTARRLGMAYLPGFFLNGVGHVTAENLAGNCARYLEHVASRLFGSDLARVEVGAAARVDAARM; from the coding sequence GTGACATGGCCGCAGTTTACCATCAGTTCGATAAAACTCGAACTATCAGTTGATCTAATGAGAGGATTCTCGATGCGCGTTCTCGTCATTGTGGCTCACCCTAACCTCGCAACGTCCCGGATCAACGCGGCCTGGACCGCGGTACTGCGCAAACAGGCCGCGGTCACGGTGCACTTGCTCTACGACGCCTACCCCGATGGCCGTATCGACGTGGCACGGGAACAGCGTTTACTGCTCGAGCACGATCGCATCATTTTGCAGTTTCCATTTCAGTGGTATAACTGCCCGCCGCTGCTCAAACAGTGGCTTGACGACGTGCTCGAGCGTGGCTGGGCGTATGGCCCCGGCGGCACGGCACTGGCGCACAAAGAACTCGGCATCGCCGTGTCGACCTGGTCCGCCGAGGCCGACTATCAGTCGCTTGGCCCGTATGGCCGCACGATGGACGAACTGACCAGCCCGTTCGAAGTGACTGCCCGGCGCCTCGGCATGGCTTACCTGCCGGGGTTCTTTCTCAACGGGGTCGGCCATGTCACCGCCGAGAACCTCGCGGGAAATTGCGCACGGTACCTAGAACACGTTGCGTCGAGATTGTTTGGGTCCGATTTGGCCCGCGTCGAGGTCGGGGCTGCCGCGCGAGTCGATGCGGCTCGGATGTAG
- the istA gene encoding IS21 family transposase, whose protein sequence is MADYRKILGLLLEGRSYRDVVEIVGCSHRDVARVRQEVEARGLTATVTVSDTELAEWFPDGRRKVSDEYDQPDLARVLAAMKANRHFTLLLAWRRYVDTTDAGKKYGYSQFCALFTGYLRTHDLVAVLRHEPGRAMLVDWAGDTMDIVDTITGEVVRAILFVAVLPFSGLMFCRAYADMKSPAWLDAHVHAFAFFGGVTQIIVPDNPTTSTHRTHQGDAERVVNARYQQLADHYQTAIVPARPKKPRDKASAENAVNVVNKRVIGYLEDDVFTTLSELNTAIEERVREINHDIRRADDTTRWERFDTEERELLGSLPDIGFEDVEWKELKAARNYHVTADTQRYSVPFALAGKLLRVRVTSSRVTIFDGNDSICEHPRLTGRKGQYSTLPEHVPPQHRDIDGLWSRRWFIDRARSAGPATVTVIEQILDSQAIEAQGYLSCQNILDGLGKNNRERLEAACQDLVNRKAHPTYSTLKRLMAAIDSDVKKPRPVTPAASTRKRSSTVVFRDTVTDVYVRDASHYARNEDGK, encoded by the coding sequence ATGGCGGATTATCGGAAAATATTGGGGTTGCTGCTCGAGGGGCGCAGCTACCGCGACGTCGTCGAGATCGTGGGGTGCTCGCATCGCGACGTGGCTCGGGTGCGGCAGGAGGTCGAGGCTCGGGGCCTGACCGCGACCGTTACGGTGAGTGATACCGAGTTGGCGGAATGGTTCCCCGACGGGCGTCGGAAAGTCTCAGACGAGTACGACCAACCCGACCTGGCACGGGTGCTGGCGGCGATGAAAGCAAACCGGCACTTCACGTTGCTGCTGGCCTGGCGCCGCTACGTCGACACCACAGATGCGGGCAAGAAGTACGGGTACTCGCAGTTCTGCGCCCTGTTCACCGGTTATCTTCGCACCCACGATCTCGTCGCGGTGCTCCGCCACGAGCCGGGACGGGCGATGTTGGTGGACTGGGCCGGCGACACGATGGACATCGTCGACACCATCACCGGTGAAGTGGTCCGGGCCATCTTGTTCGTTGCGGTGCTTCCGTTTTCGGGGCTGATGTTTTGCCGCGCCTACGCGGATATGAAATCCCCCGCCTGGCTCGACGCCCACGTTCACGCATTCGCGTTCTTTGGAGGCGTCACGCAGATCATCGTGCCGGACAACCCGACGACGTCGACCCACCGAACCCACCAAGGCGATGCGGAGCGGGTCGTGAACGCCCGATATCAGCAACTCGCTGACCACTATCAGACAGCAATTGTCCCGGCCAGACCGAAAAAGCCGCGCGACAAGGCATCAGCCGAGAATGCGGTGAACGTCGTCAACAAACGCGTCATCGGCTATCTCGAAGACGATGTCTTCACGACCCTGAGCGAATTGAACACCGCAATCGAGGAACGGGTGCGAGAGATCAACCACGACATTCGCCGCGCCGACGACACCACCCGGTGGGAACGCTTCGACACCGAAGAGCGCGAGCTTTTGGGCTCGCTGCCTGATATCGGGTTCGAGGACGTCGAGTGGAAAGAGTTGAAAGCTGCCCGGAACTACCACGTCACCGCGGACACGCAACGCTATTCCGTGCCCTTTGCCCTAGCGGGCAAGCTGCTGCGGGTCCGGGTGACATCGTCTCGGGTGACGATCTTCGACGGCAACGACAGCATCTGCGAACACCCAAGGCTGACAGGTCGGAAGGGCCAGTACTCGACTCTTCCCGAGCATGTTCCGCCGCAGCACCGCGATATCGACGGGTTGTGGTCTAGGCGCTGGTTCATTGACCGGGCGCGCAGCGCCGGGCCGGCGACCGTCACGGTGATCGAGCAGATCCTCGACAGCCAAGCAATCGAAGCGCAAGGATACCTGTCCTGCCAGAACATCCTCGACGGCCTCGGCAAGAACAACCGAGAACGCTTGGAGGCCGCCTGCCAAGACCTCGTCAACCGCAAAGCCCATCCGACGTATTCCACTCTGAAACGGTTGATGGCGGCCATTGATAGTGACGTGAAAAAGCCCCGACCGGTGACCCCGGCGGCCTCGACACGCAAACGCAGCAGCACTGTCGTGTTCCGCGACACCGTCACGGACGTCTATGTCCGTGACGCCTCCCACTACGCCCGAAACGAGGACGGAAAGTGA
- a CDS encoding ArsR/SmtB family transcription factor gives MSLVSPTFPADAFREPDFLPEPLPEPAAASIRLESVFGALAEPLRLTIIQRLLLESESFDHACGWFGFDRPKSSLTHHFKALRAAGLIRQRQYGLERRSRVRTDDLNARFPGLLELVATWTL, from the coding sequence ATGTCACTTGTGTCACCCACATTCCCTGCAGATGCCTTCCGCGAGCCCGATTTTCTGCCCGAGCCCCTCCCCGAGCCGGCGGCCGCGTCGATCCGGTTGGAGTCTGTCTTTGGCGCCCTCGCCGAACCGCTTCGATTGACGATCATTCAGCGTCTACTGCTGGAGTCTGAGTCCTTTGATCACGCCTGTGGTTGGTTTGGTTTCGATCGGCCCAAGTCCTCGCTCACCCACCACTTCAAGGCGCTGCGCGCCGCTGGACTCATTCGCCAGCGCCAATACGGGCTCGAGCGTCGCAGCCGCGTTCGCACCGACGATCTCAACGCCCGGTTTCCCGGTCTGCTCGAGCTCGTGGCCACCTGGACTCTCTGA
- a CDS encoding MFS transporter has translation MSIIQKESPAPARAGNRPHLQMLLSASLVTAVFALSNSPTPLYVRWQAQLGFSDGILTLIFAAYIAGLLLTLLVAGQLADRFGRKPVIIPGLALAIVASVLFAVADSVTILVIARFLTGISVGVIVSAGIAAVVDVGGSTRRRQASLAASVAMVLGAGLGPLLGGLFAQVLAAPIVPLFLTELVILAAALGVAIVLPLKQHHVRASEAAPGRRTWRLPGVPREYRMHVALGIAVFAPGITATSFVLSLGPSLLSTLLHLTSPLIAGGMACAMFLAATGVQFAVGRLQVRTIFILGSVATIASMFSLAVAVNASLSGFLIAAALLAGAGQGLGQLGGLTLIGAHVPGHLRAEANSVLNIGGYIPAGVIPVATGFLVDAIGLARGASVFAIVLVAAGATALVFVHRRLERD, from the coding sequence ATGAGCATCATCCAGAAAGAATCACCTGCTCCCGCGCGCGCAGGCAACCGGCCGCACCTGCAGATGCTGTTGTCCGCATCCCTCGTCACCGCGGTCTTTGCGCTGTCGAATTCACCGACGCCCCTTTACGTGCGGTGGCAGGCTCAGCTCGGATTCTCAGACGGTATCCTGACGCTGATCTTCGCCGCGTACATTGCCGGATTGCTGTTGACCCTGCTGGTAGCTGGCCAACTGGCCGATCGGTTCGGACGCAAACCGGTCATCATCCCCGGCCTCGCCCTAGCGATTGTGGCGTCCGTGCTGTTCGCTGTCGCCGACTCCGTCACGATCCTGGTCATTGCGCGGTTTCTGACTGGGATTTCGGTCGGCGTCATCGTCTCTGCCGGAATCGCCGCTGTGGTCGACGTGGGTGGGTCCACGCGCAGGCGTCAGGCATCGCTGGCCGCCTCGGTGGCCATGGTGCTCGGCGCCGGTCTCGGTCCGCTGCTCGGCGGGCTGTTTGCGCAGGTTCTGGCTGCACCGATCGTGCCGCTCTTTCTGACCGAGCTGGTCATTTTGGCTGCCGCCCTTGGTGTGGCCATTGTGCTGCCCCTCAAGCAGCACCACGTGCGAGCCAGCGAAGCGGCCCCGGGGCGGCGCACCTGGCGGCTCCCGGGGGTTCCGCGCGAATACCGGATGCATGTGGCCCTCGGCATCGCCGTGTTCGCCCCGGGAATCACCGCAACGTCGTTCGTCCTCTCGCTCGGTCCCTCGCTGCTGTCAACGTTGCTGCACCTCACGAGCCCGCTGATTGCTGGGGGCATGGCCTGTGCCATGTTCCTGGCCGCGACCGGTGTTCAGTTTGCCGTCGGTCGACTGCAGGTGCGCACAATCTTCATCCTGGGCAGCGTCGCCACTATCGCCTCGATGTTTTCACTGGCCGTGGCCGTGAACGCCTCACTGTCGGGGTTTCTGATCGCTGCCGCGTTGCTGGCGGGCGCCGGGCAGGGGCTCGGCCAACTCGGCGGACTCACCCTGATCGGCGCGCACGTTCCAGGACATTTGCGGGCCGAGGCGAACTCCGTGCTCAACATCGGCGGGTACATTCCGGCCGGGGTGATCCCGGTCGCGACCGGCTTTCTCGTGGATGCCATCGGTCTCGCCCGCGGGGCATCCGTTTTCGCGATCGTTCTGGTCGCGGCCGGTGCGACCGCTCTGGTCTTCGTCCACCGCCGGCTCGAGCGCGACTAA
- a CDS encoding ATP-binding protein yields the protein MTFTSVDYDKFRALRVTHVATRLEELIQDEANDTLTPEQLFLTAVDDALESRRVSRVDKLIRQAALPIPGATVAEVDYREGRGITAVRMRRYAAHDWRLDATNLLIISPTGGGKTYLACALAIGACHSEHSVLYSRMDDLARRLVIARGDGIAHQKLLNELSNIDLLIIDDFLTVGVDSDAASDLFAILANREHRLPTMIASQTGPAHWVAELPDRVAADSIVNRLANNARIINLGQIDMRQHRNDQARAEKSYWE from the coding sequence GTGACGTTCACCAGCGTTGACTATGACAAGTTCCGCGCACTGCGCGTAACCCACGTCGCGACCCGGCTGGAGGAACTCATCCAAGACGAAGCCAACGACACCCTCACGCCAGAGCAGCTGTTCCTCACTGCGGTCGATGACGCGTTGGAATCCCGACGCGTCAGCCGGGTCGACAAACTCATCCGCCAGGCAGCCCTCCCCATCCCTGGCGCCACCGTCGCTGAGGTCGACTACCGCGAGGGACGCGGCATCACCGCCGTCAGAATGCGGCGCTATGCCGCCCATGACTGGCGCTTGGATGCGACCAACCTGCTCATCATCTCGCCTACCGGTGGCGGGAAAACCTACCTCGCCTGCGCGCTGGCCATCGGCGCTTGCCACAGTGAGCACTCCGTTCTCTACTCCCGGATGGACGACCTCGCCCGGAGACTCGTCATCGCTCGCGGCGACGGCATCGCGCATCAGAAACTGTTGAACGAGCTCTCCAACATCGATTTGCTGATCATTGATGATTTCCTGACCGTCGGTGTTGACAGCGACGCAGCCAGCGACTTGTTCGCGATCCTCGCGAACCGGGAGCACCGACTGCCGACGATGATCGCCTCGCAGACCGGACCCGCGCATTGGGTCGCCGAGCTGCCCGACCGCGTCGCGGCGGACTCAATCGTGAACCGCCTCGCCAACAACGCCCGCATCATCAACCTCGGCCAGATCGACATGCGTCAGCACCGAAACGACCAAGCCCGCGCCGAGAAGAGCTACTGGGAGTAA
- a CDS encoding transposase produces the protein MPPELARRESRLVKLAEARAALEADAAARAKKDAEKKTREKGDDDEVVAKKGEDAATNAVVAPKAQRNFTDPDARIMKTADGSFHYAYNAQAIVDQDHQVIVATTLTNIAVDVEQVVPLMKKLHDTVGVLPRQVLADAGYCSATNLDYAKALHTDTGGATEFFIATGRVKHGERVPEVPRGRIPGNATLRERMARKLKTKRGRTVYARRKAIVEPVFGQIHTRQGKFVLLRGLDQAAHEWDLLAACHNLMKLHSMQTRALLAANTPLTPRLGT, from the coding sequence TTGCCCCCGGAACTGGCCCGGCGGGAATCCCGCCTGGTCAAACTCGCCGAAGCGCGGGCCGCGTTAGAAGCTGACGCGGCCGCACGGGCCAAGAAAGACGCGGAAAAGAAGACCCGAGAGAAGGGCGATGACGACGAGGTGGTCGCGAAGAAAGGTGAGGATGCGGCGACGAACGCGGTCGTCGCTCCGAAGGCGCAACGCAACTTCACCGATCCGGACGCCCGCATCATGAAGACCGCCGACGGATCGTTTCACTACGCCTATAACGCGCAGGCCATCGTTGATCAGGATCACCAAGTCATCGTCGCCACAACGTTGACGAACATCGCCGTGGATGTTGAACAGGTCGTGCCGCTGATGAAGAAACTCCACGACACGGTCGGGGTTCTGCCCCGGCAGGTCCTGGCTGATGCGGGGTATTGTTCAGCAACGAACCTGGACTACGCGAAGGCCCTGCACACGGACACTGGTGGCGCGACGGAGTTTTTCATCGCGACCGGACGGGTGAAGCACGGTGAACGTGTTCCCGAGGTTCCGCGGGGTCGGATCCCCGGGAATGCGACGCTGCGAGAACGCATGGCCCGCAAACTCAAAACGAAGAGAGGGCGCACGGTTTATGCGCGGCGCAAAGCGATCGTGGAGCCCGTGTTCGGTCAGATTCACACCCGGCAAGGCAAATTCGTTCTGCTACGCGGCCTGGACCAAGCCGCCCACGAGTGGGACCTCCTCGCCGCCTGCCACAACCTGATGAAGCTACACAGCATGCAAACCCGAGCCCTCCTGGCCGCAAACACCCCGCTGACGCCCCGGCTGGGAACCTAA
- a CDS encoding DUF4913 domain-containing protein — MTEFDDLREEDNEETEETETPQLFYGSSDEFVRDRLRHMYSRRVGPGNASFRWSATWWQNPEALARIDALWRAWEHLRLDGATGSSTWWIEHADHHMPILLSTEGPFAKSEDSNKPGEPLPYMAPPEGLFSDMRVT; from the coding sequence GTGACCGAATTCGACGACCTACGCGAAGAGGACAACGAGGAAACGGAAGAAACCGAGACACCGCAGCTGTTCTACGGCTCGTCCGACGAGTTCGTGCGCGACCGGTTGCGGCACATGTACTCGCGCCGTGTCGGACCCGGCAACGCCAGTTTCCGGTGGTCGGCGACGTGGTGGCAGAACCCGGAAGCCCTCGCCCGTATTGACGCCTTATGGCGTGCGTGGGAACACCTCAGACTCGACGGAGCCACCGGGTCAAGCACCTGGTGGATCGAACACGCCGACCACCACATGCCCATCCTGCTCAGCACAGAAGGCCCCTTCGCCAAATCTGAGGACTCGAACAAGCCTGGTGAACCGTTGCCCTACATGGCTCCACCGGAAGGGCTATTTTCCGATATGAGAGTTACCTGA